A stretch of the Fimbriimonadaceae bacterium genome encodes the following:
- a CDS encoding Crp/Fnr family transcriptional regulator, whose translation MSHSLIADVPERPTNIAVLEACSLLNAVDEESRQVLAGESFMAYAERGEAIWIAGAPSVFTGIVGVGFVKMAKSSAAGMDVAVELLGPGQCFGLMAALEGRPFPLSAIAVSNTWYLKVPTRALIPVYQACGPFKDQLLRTLTPRLRRAHDMMGRLSSGRVEERLAAVLLLLADSYGRRGDGGVELAVPLTRQDLAEMAGTTVETTIRIMSRWQKEGIVTTESRRITVRDEEQLAATLHA comes from the coding sequence ATGTCGCATAGCTTGATTGCCGATGTCCCCGAACGTCCGACCAACATTGCGGTGTTGGAGGCGTGCAGCCTGCTCAACGCGGTCGACGAGGAGTCTCGTCAGGTCCTTGCGGGCGAGTCGTTTATGGCGTACGCCGAGCGCGGAGAGGCCATCTGGATCGCCGGGGCGCCCTCGGTGTTCACGGGCATCGTCGGGGTCGGGTTCGTGAAGATGGCGAAGTCGAGCGCCGCCGGCATGGACGTCGCCGTGGAGTTGCTGGGACCGGGTCAGTGCTTCGGCCTGATGGCCGCGTTGGAGGGACGGCCGTTCCCGCTCAGCGCGATCGCGGTGAGCAACACGTGGTACCTGAAGGTGCCGACCCGCGCCCTCATCCCGGTGTACCAGGCGTGCGGACCGTTCAAGGACCAACTGCTCCGAACCCTCACGCCTCGCCTGCGGCGCGCCCACGACATGATGGGGCGGCTCTCCTCGGGGCGGGTGGAGGAGCGGCTGGCCGCCGTGTTGCTGCTGCTCGCGGACAGCTATGGGCGGCGCGGGGATGGCGGCGTGGAGCTCGCCGTACCGTTGACGCGGCAGGATTTGGCGGAGATGGCGGGAACGACGGTGGAGACGACCATCCGCATCATGAGCCGGTGGCAGAAGGAGGGCATCGTCACCACGGAGAGCCGCCGCATCACGGTACGCGACGAGGAGCAACTCGCCGCCACCCTGCACGCATGA
- a CDS encoding molybdenum cofactor guanylyltransferase, with product MAIEAVVLTGGASRRMGRDKASLPVAGTPMGLRIAQSLRDAGIPVTVLGREPLEGFPFLADAQAFGGPLAALRAFRSTEPAVFVAACDMPRFDPRIVEFLQAQLGGHDAAIPALEGRLQPLCALYTEGALARLREPRFADVQAVMRWVDTLSIAQVETGFEPEWIRGANTPADLP from the coding sequence GTGGCGATCGAGGCGGTGGTTTTGACCGGGGGTGCGAGCCGACGGATGGGCCGGGACAAGGCGAGCCTTCCGGTGGCGGGGACGCCGATGGGTTTGCGCATCGCGCAATCCCTTCGTGATGCCGGAATACCGGTCACGGTGCTTGGCCGCGAGCCCCTCGAGGGGTTTCCGTTCCTCGCCGATGCGCAGGCGTTCGGGGGGCCGCTCGCGGCGCTGCGCGCGTTCCGCTCCACCGAGCCCGCCGTCTTCGTCGCCGCGTGCGACATGCCGCGTTTTGATCCCAGGATCGTGGAGTTCCTCCAGGCGCAGCTCGGGGGCCATGACGCTGCCATCCCGGCTCTGGAAGGGCGCTTGCAACCGCTCTGCGCGCTCTACACCGAAGGCGCGTTGGCCCGGCTCCGCGAGCCTCGGTTCGCCGATGTCCAGGCCGTCATGCGGTGGGTGGACACGCTGTCCATCGCCCAGGTGGAAACAGGCTTCGAACCGGAGTGGATCCGAGGCGCCAACACCCCCGCCGACCTCCCCTAA
- a CDS encoding carboxymuconolactone decarboxylase family protein, which produces MNKIPSRFLRFVERHPKVGEAYNALGEAVAEAGPLERKTQALVKLGIALGARMEGAVHSHVRKALEAGATPDEVRHAAILATTTVGFPNMMAGLSWVDDVLEPKE; this is translated from the coding sequence ATGAACAAGATTCCCTCACGGTTCTTGAGATTCGTCGAGCGGCACCCCAAGGTCGGGGAGGCCTACAACGCCCTTGGCGAGGCCGTCGCCGAGGCGGGGCCGCTGGAGCGCAAGACGCAGGCGTTGGTGAAACTCGGGATCGCGCTTGGCGCGCGCATGGAGGGCGCGGTCCACAGCCACGTGCGCAAGGCGCTCGAAGCCGGGGCGACGCCCGACGAGGTACGGCATGCCGCGATCCTGGCCACGACGACCGTGGGTTTCCCGAACATGATGGCAGGCCTCTCGTGGGTGGACGACGTCCTCGAGCCCAAGGAGTGA
- a CDS encoding isoprenylcysteine carboxylmethyltransferase family protein, whose protein sequence is MSFDPMRFFRPARDDSIRRNAVCTFLQTAFMWGIFLAVLPAGVLELQEALGIPRFEPGPWAWAAFALFWLAGLTGIYCGSLFVRFGAGTPFPLDETTRLVIAGPYRWVRNPMAILGIFQGVMVGVWLGSWPVVMYAVCGVFAWHMLARPFEERDLERRFGAEFTEYRDAVRNWIPSARPYRKVMGAREPGLSQAEGPVADAR, encoded by the coding sequence GTGAGCTTCGACCCGATGCGGTTCTTCCGGCCGGCGCGCGATGACTCGATTCGGCGCAACGCCGTCTGCACGTTCTTGCAGACGGCGTTCATGTGGGGGATCTTCCTCGCCGTGCTGCCCGCAGGCGTGCTCGAACTCCAAGAGGCGCTTGGCATCCCGCGCTTCGAACCCGGCCCATGGGCTTGGGCGGCCTTCGCGCTCTTCTGGCTTGCCGGGCTCACGGGAATCTACTGCGGCAGCCTCTTCGTCCGTTTCGGCGCCGGCACGCCCTTTCCGCTCGACGAGACGACGCGGCTCGTCATCGCGGGTCCCTACCGTTGGGTGAGGAATCCGATGGCGATCCTCGGCATCTTCCAGGGCGTGATGGTCGGCGTGTGGCTCGGCTCCTGGCCCGTCGTCATGTACGCAGTGTGCGGGGTGTTCGCCTGGCACATGCTTGCGCGCCCCTTCGAGGAGCGCGATCTCGAACGGCGGTTTGGCGCCGAGTTCACCGAGTATCGGGACGCCGTGCGCAACTGGATCCCATCCGCGAGACCGTATCGGAAGGTCATGGGCGCACGCGAGCCGGGGCTGTCCCAAGCTGAAGGACCCGTCGCCGATGCACGTTGA
- a CDS encoding cupin domain-containing protein yields the protein MNPPVDLLKILAAASGGGAQWGCDGEDLNLTLVSWPQGGGAPEHVNDLLDVAMIGIEGEGLVEIDGAEHSLAAGQLLVIPKGARRRIAATSSRFAYLNVHRRRVLQLGTAPARVRP from the coding sequence GTGAACCCGCCCGTCGACCTACTCAAGATCCTGGCCGCGGCGTCCGGAGGCGGCGCCCAGTGGGGGTGCGACGGCGAGGATCTCAACCTCACCCTCGTCAGTTGGCCGCAGGGAGGGGGCGCGCCCGAACACGTCAACGACCTTCTCGACGTGGCCATGATCGGGATCGAGGGCGAGGGATTGGTGGAGATCGATGGCGCAGAACACTCGCTTGCAGCGGGCCAACTGCTCGTGATCCCCAAGGGCGCGCGCCGGCGCATTGCCGCCACGTCTTCGCGCTTCGCCTACCTCAACGTGCATCGGCGACGGGTCCTTCAGCTTGGGACAGCCCCGGCTCGCGTGCGCCCATGA
- a CDS encoding Rieske (2Fe-2S) protein: MCDPSDAETTRREILRRLSCGAVAAGGWSGVGPWELFRRVARLLQPKRICALEELPPNNSVAFAYPRAQDACLLLRTEQGELRAYSRTCTHLGCTVGWNAKSHRIECPCHGGAYDADTGEVVEGPPPDPLPRVVVEVRNGDVWAIGLREGGSLR, from the coding sequence ATGTGCGATCCGAGCGATGCCGAAACCACCCGACGCGAGATCCTGCGCAGACTCTCGTGCGGCGCGGTGGCGGCGGGCGGATGGTCCGGCGTCGGGCCCTGGGAACTGTTCCGCCGCGTCGCGCGCCTTCTGCAGCCCAAGCGCATCTGCGCGCTGGAGGAGTTGCCGCCCAACAACTCGGTCGCCTTCGCCTATCCGCGCGCGCAAGACGCGTGTCTGCTCCTCCGCACCGAGCAGGGCGAGTTGCGGGCGTACTCCCGAACGTGCACCCACCTCGGGTGCACGGTCGGATGGAACGCAAAATCCCACCGCATCGAGTGTCCCTGCCACGGCGGCGCCTACGACGCCGATACGGGCGAGGTCGTCGAAGGACCCCCGCCCGATCCGCTCCCACGCGTGGTCGTCGAAGTCCGGAACGGCGACGTCTGGGCGATCGGTTTGCGCGAAGGAGGCTCCCTCCGGTGA
- a CDS encoding alginate export family protein codes for MFWLVAMPPISVSPQVVWKRTFELRERFERRIDRDFNRDVPDGKSDLFTRARVGVEFEAGDGWSGAFQYQLATDAIWTDARNFSTQNSDANLAFVRRREGGTTVTAGRQKIAFGNERLIGNLEWANVARAYDGVRVTTKMYDLFAARIGVSLPELPDAWVAGAVARWRGGESMLVVKHDEPAGGDVDITTLAHRGSMKGAVDVEYEVALQAGEVGSKDQRGWAVHVGGSRKLDARNRLLAEVNAASGGGDSNTVRTFDNLYPTNHNKYGTSDLQGWKNMNEWSVGFEHQLKPGATVSVTYHQFFLADAADAWYGAGGAPNKRSGGVYLDPSGTSGKDVGSEWNLEASTKLSPSWSVAAGISRFEPGGFIRALNGGHGDAQTWGYLSVQGRF; via the coding sequence ATGTTCTGGCTCGTGGCAATGCCCCCCATTTCGGTTTCGCCCCAGGTCGTTTGGAAACGCACGTTCGAGCTTCGGGAACGGTTCGAGCGACGAATCGATCGCGACTTCAACCGCGATGTTCCGGACGGCAAATCCGATCTGTTCACGCGCGCCCGGGTGGGGGTGGAGTTCGAGGCGGGCGACGGCTGGAGCGGCGCATTCCAGTATCAGCTCGCGACGGATGCGATCTGGACCGATGCGCGGAACTTCTCGACCCAGAACAGCGATGCGAATCTGGCGTTTGTCCGCCGGCGAGAGGGGGGGACGACGGTGACTGCCGGTCGACAGAAGATCGCCTTTGGCAACGAGAGGCTGATCGGCAACCTTGAGTGGGCGAACGTCGCGCGGGCCTACGATGGCGTTCGCGTGACGACGAAGATGTACGACCTGTTCGCGGCGCGGATCGGGGTGAGCCTCCCCGAACTGCCCGACGCGTGGGTGGCGGGCGCCGTCGCACGGTGGCGCGGAGGCGAGTCGATGCTGGTGGTCAAACACGACGAGCCCGCCGGCGGCGACGTGGACATCACGACGCTGGCGCACCGCGGGTCCATGAAGGGCGCGGTGGATGTGGAGTACGAGGTCGCGCTGCAGGCGGGCGAGGTGGGTAGCAAGGACCAGCGCGGCTGGGCAGTCCATGTCGGGGGTTCGAGGAAGCTCGACGCGCGAAACCGCCTCCTCGCCGAGGTGAACGCCGCGAGCGGCGGCGGCGATTCGAACACGGTGCGGACGTTCGACAACCTGTATCCCACGAACCACAACAAGTACGGAACCTCGGACCTGCAGGGGTGGAAGAACATGAACGAGTGGTCGGTCGGGTTCGAACACCAGTTGAAGCCGGGCGCAACCGTTTCGGTGACCTATCACCAGTTCTTTCTCGCCGACGCGGCCGACGCGTGGTACGGCGCGGGAGGGGCACCGAACAAGCGGTCGGGCGGCGTTTACCTCGATCCGAGCGGGACGAGTGGCAAGGACGTCGGTTCGGAGTGGAATCTCGAAGCGTCGACGAAGCTCTCGCCGAGCTGGTCGGTCGCGGCTGGGATCTCCCGGTTCGAGCCCGGCGGGTTCATCCGAGCGTTGAACGGGGGCCACGGGGATGCCCAGACGTGGGGGTACCTGTCGGTGCAGGGGCGCTTCTGA